Proteins encoded in a region of the Tripterygium wilfordii isolate XIE 37 chromosome 21, ASM1340144v1, whole genome shotgun sequence genome:
- the LOC119988017 gene encoding metalloendoproteinase 5-MMP-like, with protein sequence MAFKLFTITCLLLPLINLVALATSIDRKPSAFKFLINLQGLQEGDKAQEIPQLRKYLKHFGYLSNTTEIQDTNNVFDQNIAYAIKTYQNFYRLKPTGTLDTATISMMMRPRCGVIDKIHATSNNFSHLLYSYFDDKGRWPKDKRSLTYAFPSGTNEAVNAPVALAFETWRKVVMDFTFTLIDDYASADLKLSFQRGDHGDRYPFDGPNGILAHSFEPPVGILHFDADENFVVDGNPNGYDLGSVALHEIGHLLGLFHSTDEDAIMYPIIPYGETKGLALDDIQGIKNLYSNF encoded by the coding sequence ATGGCATTCAAGCTCTTCACAATCACTTGTCTTCTCCTCCCCCTCATAAACTTAGTTGCTTTGGCCACCTCAATTGACCGAAAGCCATCAGCATTTAAATTTCTCATCAATCTACAAGGCCTGCAAGAGGGTGACAAGGCCCAAGAAATCCCTCAACTCAGAAAATATCTCAAACATTTTGGCTATCTAAGCAACACTACTGAAATCCAAGACACTAATAATGTTTTCGACCAAAACATAGCTTATGCCATCAAAACATATCAAAACTTCTACAGACTTAAACCCACCGGAACCCTAGACACGGCAACGATATCAATGATGATGAGACCACGTTGCGGAGTCATCGATAAGATACATGCGACTTCAAATAATTTCAGTCATCTTCTCTACTCGTATTTCGACGACAAGGGAAGATGGCCAAAAGACAAACGTTCACTAACGTATGCATTTCCTTCCGGTACTAATGAAGCTGTAAATGCTCCGGTTGCGTTGGCCTTCGAGACATGGAGGAAAGTCGTTATGGACTTCACGTTCACATTGATCGATGATTACGCGAGTGCTGATCTCAAGTTAAGCTTTCAACGGGGCGATCATGGCGACAGGTACCCCTTTGATGGGCCTAATGGAATTCTggctcattcttttgagccaccAGTTGGTATCCTTCACTTTGATGCAGATGAGAATTTTGTGGTGGATGGAAATCCCAATGGGTATGACTTGGGAAGTGTTGCATTGCATGAAATAGGCCATCTTTTAGGTCTTTTTCATAGCACAGATGAGGATGCAATCATGTATCCCATTATTCCCTATGGAGAAACCAAGGGCTTGGCACTTGATGACATACAGGGGATTAAGAATTTGTATTCTAACTTTTAG
- the LOC119988018 gene encoding S-protein homolog 2-like: MINVCNTCLTGAINTVRINNDLGARVNLTIHPQSGDDDLGWHTLRYKQDFHFSFHEKFGRTLFFCRFVWSNQCHYYDVFSKHSHCYFCDYFVRPDGLWIRNFEKKTNGNALVEKKLPWKSDWLS, from the exons ATGATCAATGTATGCAATACTTGTCTGACTGGTGCGATAAACACAGTCCGAATCAACAACGATTTAGGGGCCCGCGTCAATCTCACCATCCACCCTCAGTCGGGAGACGACGACCTTGGTTGGCATACTCTCCGATACAAACAGGATTTTCACTTCAGTTTCCATGAAAAATTTGGAAGAACACTATTTTTCTGCAGATTCGTGTGGAGCAACCAGTGTCATTATTATGATGTTTTTTCAAAGCACAGCCACTGCTATTTCTGCGACTATTTTGTGAGACCAGATGGCTTATGGATTAGGAATTTCGAGAAGAAAACAAATGGAAATGCATTGGTAGAGAAAAAGCTTCCTTGGAAGTCTGACT GGTTGTCATAG